The Echeneis naucrates chromosome 8, fEcheNa1.1, whole genome shotgun sequence genome has a window encoding:
- the fmnl1a gene encoding formin-like protein 1 — MGNAAAGGLEQEPTEGREARNSVGATSGMSDPTPTLQKKQPAPPKLPMPSEEELEERFNTVLSYMNLPPDKLKLLSQYDNEKKWELVCDQERFQVKSPPSAYLAKIKSFYQDQGGVTRRVSANNHPLLRLKKRIQDATQVLKNLEISLRTNHIGWAQEFLNDQNNGLDVLVEYLSHAQSDASFEVESVENGGTLSERGKPAERSMEDLTKSSSSSNSHGMTRAARALTVRISSTLVKGMHKKPNSSNQRDDVHVCIMCLRAIMNYQSGFNQVMTHPRCVNEITLSLNSRNPRTKALVLELLAAVCLVRGGHDIILSAFDNFKDVSKERNRFEKLMEYFINDDSNIDFMVACMQFINIVVHSVENMNFRVHLQYGFTHLGLDKYLENLRQTESEKLKVQIQAYLDNVLEVGALLEDAENRGGVLEHVDELQEHNIQLNARLEEIESQTMGRITELETQLMQATKEAELLKESLRDSCSQVSSLQQRERERELDRERERDRERLSTSAPLATSELEQKIQELQDKGLIRLGRSPSGGLDIQVLPVTVVEYVQAPASASASASASAAQPITPPPVTPIPPPPPLPGGSGQTGAPPPPPPPPPSGGCAAPPPPPPPPPPPPPGAGPPPPPPPPPPGGGPPPPPPPPGAGPPPPPPPPGGGPPPPPGAPNAQSGLKTKKPIQTKFRMPLLNWQALKENQVAGTVFKELDDEQILGELNMEMFEEQFKTRAQGNPTDLSNVKKKVVQKAPSKTSLIEANKAKNLAITLRKAGMNPASICTAIETYDQQSLAIDFLELLEHFIPSDFEMKLLRNYEKEGRPLDDLTNEDQFMLRFGKIPRLNQRINTLTFMGNFPDSVKRLQPQLNSIIAASMSIKSSTKLKRILEIVLAFGNYMNSSKRGAAYGFRLQSLDLLLETKSTDRSQTLLQFITNIIEEKYSDLADFHTELHFVDKAALVSLDGMLQDIRMLERGMEMTKKEFLVQDDSPVLKEFIKTNSEQLESLIKDSKTAQEAYGSVVEYFGENPKTTQPSMFFPMFGRFIKAYKTAQQELQQKKKRESESSEEKEQSSPNKGPMMPKMPQMDLIAELKKRQVKPQVREGKDGALEDIITDLRNTPFRRTDGRWPAQRQDT; from the exons ATGGGGAATGCAGCTGCGGGGGGCTTGGAGCAAGAACCGACTGAGGGCCGAGAGGCCAGGAACTCAGTCGGGGCAACTTCAGGAATGAGTGACCCCACACCAACCTTGCAGAAGAAGCAGCCGGCTCCCCCCAAACTGCCCATGCCCTcggaggaggagctggaagaaCGCTTCAACACGGTGCTG AGCTACATGAACTTGCCTCCAGATAAACTGAAGCTATTGAGTCAGTATGACAATGAGAAGAAGTGGGAATTAGTCTGTGATCAG GAGCGTTTTCAGGTGAAAAGCCCCCCATCCGCTTACCTGGCAAAGATCAAGAGCTTTTACCAGGATCAGGGAGGGGTGACTCGCAGGGTCAGTGCAAACAATCATCCTCTTCTTCGT CTGAAAAAAAGAATCCAAGATGCAACTCAAGTGCTTAAAAATTTGGAGATATCACTTCGCACAAATCACATTGG ATGGGCCCAAGAATTTCTCAATGATCAAAACAATGGTTTGGATGTTCTGGTGGAATATCTGTCCCACGCACAGAGTGACGCCTC TTTTGAAGTGGAGAGCGTTGAAAATGGCGGCACCCtgtcagagagagggaaacCAGCAGAGAGGTCGATGGAGGACCTGACGAAGAGTTCCAGCAGCTCTAATTCACACGGAATGACAAGAGCGGCTCGTGCATTGACTGTCAG AATAAGCTCCACTCTGGTGAAGGGGATGCATAAAAAGCCCAATTCATCCAACCAGAGAGATGATGTACATGTTTGCATAATGTGCCTGCGAGCAATCATGAACTATCAG TCTGGTTTTAACCAAGTGATGACTCACCCACGATGTGTGAACGAGATCACCCTCAGTCTCAACAGCAGGAATCCCAG GACCAAAGCCCTCGTGCTGGAGTTgctggctgctgtgtgtcttGTGAGGGGAGGGCATGACATCATTCTCTCTGCTTTTGATAATTTCAAAGAT gtgAGCAAAGAAAGGAACAGATTTGAGAAGCTGATGGAGTATTTCATCAATGATGACAGCAACATTGACTTCATG GTGGCTTGCATGCAGTTCATAAATATTGTGGTCCATTCAGTGGAGAACATGAACTTCCGTGTCCACCTACAGTACGGGTTCACCCACCTTGGTTTAGACAAATATCTTGAG aaTCTGAGGCAAACCGAGAGCGAGAAGCTGAAGGTCCAGATCCAGGCCTACCTGGATAACGTGTTAGAAGTTGGAGCCCTTCTGGAGGACGCCGAGAACAGGGGAGGGGTCCTGGAGCACGTCGATGAACTGCAGGAGCACAACATACAG ctgaACGCACGGCTGGAGGAGATTGAGAGTCAGACAATGGGGCGAATAACTGAACTTGAAACTCAACTCATGCAGGCGACCAAGGAGGCTGAGCTGCTCAAA GAAAGCCTGCGAGATTCCTGCTCCCAGGTTAGctccctgcagcagagagaaagggagcgGGAGCtggacagggagagggagagagaccgGGAGCGCCTGAGCACCTCCGCCCCTCTGGCCACCTCAGAGCTGGAGCAGAAGAtccaggagctgcaggacaAGGGGCTGATCCGACTGGGCCGAAGCCCCTCAGGAGGTCTGGACATCCAGGTTTTGCCCGTCACTGTGGTCGAGTACGTCCAAGCCCCGGCCTCggcctcagcctcagcctcagcctcagccgCGCAGCCCATCACGCCCCCCCCAGTGACCCCAATCCCACCGCCTCCTCCccttcctggtggttcagggCAGACTGGCGCTCCgcctcccccaccaccccctccacctTCTGGAGGATGTgcagcacctcctcctcctcctccacctcctccacctcccccaccaggagctggaccaccacctccacccccacctcctccaccgGGTGGTGggccaccacctccacctcccccaccaggagctggaccaccacctccaccgccCCCACCAGGTGGTGGACCCCCACCACCTCCCGGAGCCCCAAATGCTCAATCTG GCCTCAAGACCAAGAAGCCCATTCAAACCAAGTTCAGGATGCCGCTGCTTAACTGGCAGGCCTTAAAAGAGAACCAGGTGGCAGGGACCGTCTTCAAGGAGTTAGACGATGAACAGATCCTCGGG GAGCTAAACATGGAGATGTTTGAGGAACAGTTCAAGACGAGGGCCCAGGGTAATCCAACGGACCTGTCCAATGTGAAGAAGAAGGTAGTCCAGAAAGCGCCTAGCAAGACGTCCTTGATTGAGGCCAACAAGGCCAAGAATCTGGCCATAACTCTGCGCAAGGCGGGAATGAACCCAGCTAGTATCTGTACCGCTATAGAGAC GTACGACCAGCAGTCTCTGGCCATAGACTTCCTGGAACTGCTTGAGCACTTCATACCATCAGACTTTGAGATGAAGCTGCTGCGCAACTACGAGAAGGAAGGCCGCCCGCTGGATGATCTGACCAACGAAGACCAGTTCATGCTGCGCTTTGGGAAGATTCCTCGTCTAAACCAGCGGATAAACACTCTGACGTTCATGGGCAACTTCCCGGACTCTGTGAAGCGCCTGCAGCCG CAACTGAACTCCATCATCGCTGCGTCCATGTCCATCAAGTCATCAACAAAACTGAAGAGGATTTTAGAA atTGTTCTGGCCTTTGGTAATTATATGAACAGCAGTAAGAGAGGTGCAGCATACGGCTTTCGGCTACAGAGTCTGGACCTT CTGTTGGAGACCAAGTCCACTGACCGCTCACAGACGCTGCTTCAGTTCATCACCAATATCATCGAGGAAAAATACTCCGACTTGGCCGACTTCCACACTGAGCTACACTTTGTGGACAAGGCAGCGCTCG TATCCCTGGACGGCATGCTTCAGGATATCCGCATGTTAGAACGAGGCATGGAGATGACCAAAAAGGAGTTCCTGGTGCAGGATGACAGCCCGGTGTTGAAGGaattcatcaaaacaaacagcGAGCAGCTGGAATCTTTGATCAAAGACAGCAAGACAGCGCAG GAGGCTTATGGCTCTGTGGTGGAGTATTTTGGAGAGAACCCCAAAACCACACAGCCGTCTATGTTTTTCCCGATGTTTGGACGTTTCATAAAGGCCTACAAG ACTGCACAGCAAGAacttcagcagaagaagaaaagggagagcGAGAGCAGCGAGGAGAAAGAGCAGTCATCTCCCAACAAA GGGCCCATGATGCCCAAGATGCCTCAGATGGACCTCATAGCAGAGCTGAAGAAGAGGCAGGTGAAGCCGCAGGTGCGTGAGGGGAAAGACGGCGCTCTGGAGGACATCATCACAG ATTTGAGGAACACACCATTCAGGCGGACAGATGGTCGATGGCCAGCGCAGCGCCAGGACACTTGA
- the LOC115047214 gene encoding putative protein TPRXL, whose translation MISPFDSLTPPPLLSLVSPLHLKALGTNSASSSIDPYLSDIKTGIFSSRVPSPAAAFAPGLRKYPQVGSVPSLTASTSQAKALLASLSSSGLSAEALLLSSTLRHHRPLREQRASSLSLPSSQSSAPTPTASSSSSSSSPTTSTPSLSPPSPTPLSAVALPSAVLKPNTCSLDSSSLNSCKEGGSKPVNKDLTCGSSQ comes from the coding sequence atgatTTCCCCCTTTGAttctttgacccccccccccttgctgTCTCTTGTGTCCCCGCTCCACCTGAAGGCTCTGGGGACCAACAGTGCCAGCAGTAGCATTGATCCATACCTCTCTGATATCAAAACGGGCATTTTCTCAAGCCGAGTGCCCTCTCCTGCAGCAGCGTTTGCCCCCGGCTTGAGGAAGTACCCCCAGGTGGGGTCAGTGCCCTCCCTGACAGCCTCCACCAGCCAAGCCAAGGCCCTGCTGGCAAGCCTGTCATCGTCTGGCCTGAGCGCCGAGgccctgctcctctcctccaccctccGTCATCACCGGCCTCTGCGGGAGCAGCGAGCCTCCTCCTTGTCCTTGCCCAGCAGCCAGTCCTCCGCCCCGACTCCCAccgcttcctcttcctcctcttcctcttcccccacCACCTCTACTCCGTCCTTGTCCCCCCCTTCTCCGACCCCTCTGAGCGCCGTCGCCCTCCCCTCTGCAGTTCTGAAGCCCAACACTTGTAGTCTTGACAGCTCCAGCCTCAACAGCTGCAAGGAGGGTGGCAGCAAGCCTGTGAATAAGGACCTCACCTGTGGCAGCTCtcagtga